A DNA window from Setaria viridis chromosome 2, Setaria_viridis_v4.0, whole genome shotgun sequence contains the following coding sequences:
- the LOC117845553 gene encoding glucan endo-1,3-beta-glucosidase 8 has product MARLAAALLLVVAVACWAVAPGAEALGMNWGTQASHPLPPKAVVQVLRDNGIKKVKLFDTDFAAMSALSGTGIEVMAAIPNNMLADLADDAGKAKDWVKRNVKRYDFDGGVTIKYVAVGNEPFLQSYNGTFINITFPALQNIQNALNDAGVGDRIKATVPLNADVYNSPDSHPVPSAGRFRPDISGLMTDIVKFLAKNNAPFTVNIYPFLSLYLSDNFPLDYAFFDGGATPVNDNGVLYTNVFDANFDTLVAALRAVGHGDMPVVVGEVGWPTDGDKHAKVSYAQRFYAGLLRRLAANAGTPARPNQYIEVYLFGLVDEDLKSVAPGNFERHWGILRYDGQPKYPMDLAGQGRNTMLVPAKGIKYLPKTWCALNPNAKDLSKLGANIDYACTFADCTPLGYGSTCNGMDTAGNASYAFNAYYQVQNQKDDACDFQGLALPTETDPSTAACNFTIQIAGAAEVHGRRSAGAAAAGVVLLALLQLLALW; this is encoded by the exons ATGGCGAggctcgccgcggcgctgctgctggtggtggcggtggcgtgctgggcggtggcgccgggggCGGAGGCGCTGGGGATGAACTGGGGCACGCAGGCGTCGCACCCGCTGCCGCCCAAGGCGGTGGTGCAGGTGCTCCGGGACAACGGCATCAAGAAGGTGAAGCTCTTCGACACCGACTTCGCGGCCATGAGCGCGCTCTCCGGCACCGGCATCGAGGTCATGGCCGCCATCCCCAACAACATGCTCGCCGACCtcgccgacgacgccggcaAGGCCAAGGACTGGGTCAAGCGCAACGTCAAGCGATACGACTTCGACGGCGGCGTCACCATCAA GTACGTGGCCGTCGGCAACGAGCCGTTCCTGCAGTCATACAACGGCACGTTCATCAACATCACCTTCCCGGCGCTGCAGAACATCCAGAACGCGCTCAAcgacgccggcgtcggcgaccgGATCAAGGCCACCGTCCCTCTGAACGCCGACGTGTACAACTCCCCGGACAGCCACCCGGTGCCGTCGGCGGGACGGTTCCGCCCCGACATCTCCGGCCTCATGACGGACATCGTCAAGTTCCTGGCCAAGAACAACGCGCCCTTCACCGTCAACATCTACCCGTTCCTGAGCCTGTACCTCAGCGACAACTTCCCGCTGGACTACGCCTTCTTCGACGGCGGCGCGACACCGGTGAACGACAACGGCGTGCTCTACACCAACGTGTTCGACGCCAACTTCGACACGCTGGTGGCCGCGCTCAGGGCCGTCGGGCACGGCGACAtgcccgtcgtcgtcggcgaggtCGGCTGGCCCACCGACGGCGACAAGCACGCCAAGGTCTCCTACGCGCAGCGGTTCTACGCCGGGCTGCTGAGGCGCCTGGCGGCGAACGCCGGCACGCCGGCGCGGCCGAACCAGTACATCGAGGTGTACCTGTTCGGGCTAGTCGACGAGGACCTGAAGAGCGTGGCGCCGGGAAACTTCGAGCGGCACTGGGGCATCCTCCGCTACGACGGCCAGCCCAAGTACCCGATGGACCTCGCCGGGCAGGGCCGGAACACGATGCTTGTGCCGGCGAAGGGGATCAAGTACCTGCCCAAGACGTGGTGCGCGCTGAACCCCAACGCCAAGGACCTGAGCAAGCTCGGCGCCAACATCGACTACGCGTGCACGTTCGCCGACTGCACGCCGCTGGGGTACGGCTCGACGTGCAACGGCATGGACACCGCCGGCAACGCCTCGTACGCGTTCAACGCCTACTACCAGGTGCAGAACCAGAAGGACGACGCCTGCGACTTCCAGGGCCTCGCGCTGCCCACGGAGACAGACCCGTCCACGGCGGCCTGCAATTTCACCATACAGAtagccggggcggcggaggtgcacggccgccggagcgccggcgcggcggcggcgggcgtggtgcTACTGGCGTTGCTGCAGCTCCTGGCGCTGTGGTAG
- the LOC117843972 gene encoding gibberellin 20 oxidase 3: MAVVFDAEVLSREESIPAQFVWPPEERAPAAGLGVEEMDIPVVDLAEFLRGGGELPAGMAEACERHGFFQVVGHGVDAELIAEAYRCCDAFYAHPLAEKQRARRLPGESHGYASSFTGRFDSRLPWKETLSFHCPAAAAAPVSAGGRAVADYIVGVLGEEYRHMGEVYQEYCYAMTRLALDVTEVLAAALGLPDRGVLRGFFAGGDSVMRLNHYPPCLQPHLTLGTGPHRDPTSLTLLHQDGVGGLQVRAGGDGGGGGEWLAVRPRADAFVVNIGDTFAALTDGRHASCLHRAVVSGGAARRSLAFFLNPPLDRVVRPPEALLPAGQPRAYPDFKWRELLEFTQKRYRSDASTMDAFVSWIARGRGDGGGGGHDHGGQEEEK, encoded by the exons ATGGCCGTGGTGTTCGACGCCGAGGTGCTGAGCCGGGAGGAGAGCATCCCGGCGCAGTTCGTGTGGCCGCCCGAGGagcgggcgccggccgccggcctcgGGGTGGAGGAGATGGACATCCCGGTGGTGGACCTCGCCGAgttcctccgcggcggcggcgagctcccggCCGGCATGGCGGAGGCTTGCGAGCGGCACGGGTTCTTCCAGGTGGTGGGCCACGGCGTGGACGCGGAGCTGATCGCCGAGGCCTACCGCTGCTGCGACGCCTTCTACGCGCACCCGCTCGCCGAGAAGCAGCGCGCGCGGCGGCTCCCCGGCGAGAGCCACGGCTACGCCAGCAGCTTCACGGGCCGGTTCGACTCCAGGCTGCCGTGGAAGGAGACGCTCTCGTTCcactgccccgccgccgccgccgcgccggtgaGCGCTggcggccgcgccgtcgccgactacatcgtcggcgtcctcggcgAGGAGTACCGCCACATGGG GGAGGTGTACCAGGAGTACTGCTACGCGATGACGCGGCTGGCGCTGGACGTCACGgaggtgctggcggcggcgctggggctGCCAGACCGCGGCGTGCTGCGGGGcttcttcgccggcggcgactcCGTCATGCGGCTCAACCACTACCCGCCGTGCCTGCAGCCGCACCTGACGCTGGGGACGGGCCCGCACCGGGACCCGACGTCGCTGACGCTGCTGCACCAGGACGGCGTCGGCGGGCTGCAGGTGCGCGCCGGCGgggacgggggcggcggcggcgagtggctCGCCGTGCGGCCCCGCGCGGACGCGTTCGTCGTCAACATCGGGGACACCTTCGCTGCGCTCACCGACGGGCGCCACGCCAGCTGCCTCCACCGCGCCGTCgtcagcggcggcgctgcccgCAGGTCGCTCGCCTTCTTCCTCAACCCGCCGCTGGACCGCGTCGTGCGCCCGCCGGAggcgctcctccccgccggccagcCGCGCGCGTACCCGGACTTCAAGTGGCGCGAGCTCCTCGAGTTCACGCAGAAGCGCTACCGGTCGGACGCCAGCACCATGGACGCCTTCGTGTCGTGGATCGCGCgaggccgcggcgacggcggcggcggcggccatgaccATGGCggacaggaggaggagaagtGA
- the LOC117843314 gene encoding 2'-deoxymugineic-acid 2'-dioxygenase has product MEGPYKASQGFGPARCERFWAARPSEEKAASEQVWRAENTIRRQPTGFLVPSWLVLSTTSLLSRFVHSSRAHRQRERAMENQLLSSAATHEALPDSFVFPPDQRPPASAAAVALPVIDLSRPRDEVRRDVLEAGKELGFFQVVNHGVPEQAMRDMESSCEEFFRLPAEDKAAFYTEDTDKPNRLFSSTVYGAGGERYWRDCLRLACPFPLDSAATRNSWPDKPERLRPAVEAFVAAARALGMELLRLLCEGAGLRPDYFEGELSGGDVVMNVNHYPPCPDPERALGLPPHCDRNLITLLLPGTVPGLQVACRGDWIRVQPVPGAFVVNFGHQLEIATNGLLKSVEHRAVPNAAAARTSVATFILPTEDCLVAPAAELVAGEDNPARYRAVTFREFMRVYKTVGARRESVEKAFKI; this is encoded by the exons ATGGAAGGCCCATACAAAGCGTCCCAAGGTTTTGGGCCGGCTCGCTGCGAAAGATTTTGGGCCGCACGGCCCAGCGAGGAAAAGGCCGCAAGCGAACAAGTGTGGAGAGCGGAGAACACGATACGACGACAGCCAACAGGCTTTCTTGTTCCCTCGTGGCTCGTGCTGTCTACTACCTCGCTCCTCTCCCGATTCGTCCACTCATCGCGAGCGCACCGGCAGAGAGAGCGAGCGATGGAGAACCAGCTGCTCTCGTCGGCCGCGACCCACGAGGCGCTCCCGGACAGCTTCGTGTTCCCGCCCGACCAGCGCCcgccggcgtccgccgccgccgtcgcgctccCCGTCATCGACCTCTCCCGCCCCCGCGACGAGGTCCGCCGGGACGTCCTCGAAGCCGGCAAGGAGCTCGGCTTCTTCCAG GTGGTCAACCACGGCGTGCCGGAGCAGGCGATGCGGGACATGGAGTCCAGCTGCGAGGAGTTCTTCCGCCTCCCCGCGGAGGACAAGGCGGCCTTCTACACCGAGGACACCGACAAGCCCAACCGCCTCTTCTCCAGCACCGTctacggcgccggcggcgagcggtacTGGCGCGactgcctccgcctcgcctgccCCTTCCCCCTCGATTCCGCCGCCACCCGGAACTCCTGGCCCGACAAGCCCGAGCGCCTCCGGCCGGCGGTCGAGGCgttcgtggcggcggcgcgggcgctggGGATGGAGCTCCTCCGGCTGCTGTGCGAGGGCGCGGGGCTCCGGCCGGATTACTTCGAGGGGGAGCTCAGCGGCGGGGACGTGGTGATGAACGTGAACCACTACCCGCCGTGCCCGGACCCGGAGCGGGCGCTGGGCCTGCCGCCGCACTGCGACCGCAACCTCAtcacgctgctgctgccggggACCGTCCCGGGGCTCCAGGTCGCGTGCCGCGGCGACTGGATCCGGGTCCAGCCCGTGCCCGGCGCCTTCGTCGTCAACTTCGGCCACCAGCTCGAG ATCGCGACGAACGGGCTGCTGAAGAGCGTCGAGCACCGGGCGGTgccgaacgcggcggcggcgcggacgtcGGTGGCGACGTTCATCCTGCCCACGGAGGACTGCCTGGTGGCCCCCGCCGcggagctcgtcgccggcgaagatAACCCGGCGCGGTACCGTGCCGTGACGTTCCGCGAGTTCATGCGCGTCTACAAGACCGTCGGCGCGCGGAGGGAGAGCGTCGAGAAGGCCTTCAAGATCTGA
- the LOC117844823 gene encoding zinc finger A20 and AN1 domain-containing stress-associated protein 9 yields MAQESWKQESEETGVHAPEAPILCINNCGFFGSSMTNNMCSKCYRDFIKLMEAPVVEKKVITAASSSAVPLETAKHDDAHAAAVTEAVAEKQAEQEPPKPPSNRCLTCRKKVGLTGFQCRCGGTFCSTHRYTDSHQCTFDYKKVAREQIAKQNPVVMAEKINKI; encoded by the coding sequence ATGGCACAGGAGAGCTGGAAACAAGAGTCCGAGGAGACTGGAGTCCATGCGCCTGAGGCCCCAATTCTGTGCATAAACAACTGTGGTTTCTTTGGCAGCAGCATGACGAACAATATGTGCTCGAAGTGTTACAGGGACTTCATCAAGTTGATGGAAGCCCCTGTGGTGGAGAAGAAGGTGATCACGGCAGCATCTTCTTCCGCGGTGCCACTGGAGACAGCAAAGCATGATGATGCCCATGCTGCTGCTGTGACTGAAGCTGTGGCAGAGAAGCAAGCAGAGCAGGAGCCCCCAAAGCCACCCAGCAACCGGTGCCTAACCTGCCGCAAGAAAGTTGGGCTTACTGGGTTCCAGTGCCGCTGTGGGGGCACCTTCTGCTCCACGCACCGCTACACCGACTCCCACCAGTGCACCTTCGACTACAAGAAGGTGGCACGGGAGCAGATAGCCAAGCAGAACCCAGTTGTGATGGCTGAGAAGATCAACAAGATTTGA